The proteins below are encoded in one region of Lactuca sativa cultivar Salinas chromosome 3, Lsat_Salinas_v11, whole genome shotgun sequence:
- the LOC111920929 gene encoding CLAVATA3/ESR (CLE)-related protein 22, with protein MAQDLSQEIAKTRRTRRRTDSNPRIPLFVIWVILISTQLPSSSPAHHHHHHHDSISSSRKAEFFRTAAPHFHAAARSRAAGEGNLYDEDKRLVHTGPNPLHN; from the coding sequence ATGGCGCAAGATCTTTCACAAGAAATAGCAAAAACAAGACGCACAAGGAGAAGAACAGATTCAAATCCAAGAATCCCACTTTTTGTCATTTGGGTCATCCTAATCTCCACCCAATTACCGTCGTCGTCCCCagctcaccaccaccaccaccaccacgatTCAATATCCTCCAGCCGAAAAGCTGAGTTCTTTAGAACTGCGGCACCACATTTCCATGCAGCAGCACGAAGCCGAGCAGCTGGAGAAGGCAATTTGTATGATGAAGATAAACGATTAGTTCACACAGGTCCAAACCCTCTTCACAATTAG